A region from the Thermodesulfobacteriota bacterium genome encodes:
- a CDS encoding response regulator transcription factor codes for MNQGITNISPSKIHSINLILAFNNRLLREGISKILDEDETLHILAEASNLLELIQSCEEFDFDILLLDVELQGLKLSKILRLVKNKNSGKVILIIPDKFDQYELINAILSGVRGYIVMDANSIQLKQAISGVNDGQLWVERKMMYRVLDALLSTHNHKRKKGDGPLYNLTEAEIKIVKKVLDGYSNKLIAKELYLSEMTVKFHLSKIFKKVSVKSRSELILYCFREGIVNKQNS; via the coding sequence ATGAATCAGGGGATTACAAATATTTCACCGTCAAAGATTCATTCAATAAATTTGATATTAGCCTTTAACAATAGATTATTGCGAGAGGGAATATCCAAGATATTAGATGAGGATGAAACCCTCCACATATTGGCTGAGGCTTCTAATTTATTAGAACTGATTCAATCCTGTGAAGAATTCGACTTTGACATATTGCTGCTTGATGTAGAGTTACAGGGTTTAAAACTTTCGAAGATCCTGCGGTTAGTTAAGAATAAGAATAGTGGGAAAGTAATATTAATCATTCCCGACAAATTTGATCAGTATGAACTCATAAATGCAATTCTTTCGGGTGTAAGGGGTTATATAGTAATGGATGCTAATTCAATACAACTTAAACAAGCAATCAGTGGTGTAAATGATGGACAACTTTGGGTAGAAAGGAAAATGATGTATAGGGTCTTAGACGCCTTGTTATCTACTCATAATCATAAAAGGAAGAAAGGTGATGGTCCTTTATATAATCTCACTGAAGCTGAGATAAAAATCGTTAAGAAGGTTTTAGATGGTTATTCGAATAAGCTTATCGCTAAAGAATTGTATTTAAGTGAAATGACAGTAAAGTTTCACTTGAGTAAGATTTTTAAGAAAGTTTCTGTAAAGAGTAGGTCTGAACTAATACTTTATTGTTTTCGCGAAGGAATCGTTAATAAACAAAATAGCTAA
- a CDS encoding EAL domain-containing protein, which produces MKKCNLKGKEKFIMEKRNLMKDREVLESDKFVDIPEEKMLKKNKRKQILHTKKIAFHNKGSKPKNIIGISEDNSRLKKVEEKLTQTQSRLTLFNTIIKTITSGTSVNQVVKLTVNKTSEYFKDLRVSYSTIRENGNMKVIYSRETQGMSILNGLECDLLMTPDYLGSLRRREPVIIEDSTVDQRLAPFAKILSAFGSRALLGAAVADSKKITGLLCLHSREAHQWSNHEKKTIKDVAHYLSIAINHAHTEIRNKENEKKIKKNLEELSKKSKYQSIISRTTRSVHQSIDLQEVMEHAVESIRENIDLVDAIAIYLVEGEEAVLKSHRGLTDRYIKLAGRIPYPKGFTWKTIIDRKPRYCPDVDQDAIIGPAGRRMGIKSYLAMPFSHEDKTSGIMGINSFQKNSFGEEELRLLEMVARQIEIAINNAKQAEAIQESKEKYRALIEQSNDWVWEVDINGSFTYVNPKVREIIGYEPEELLGKTTFDFMSTDEAKRFYDLLSPYFSEKRPFKRLEKKLMHKDGHEVILEVSGTPMFDSQGFFKGYLGVVEDVTQRRNQEKKIHHFAMHDYMTDLPNRRSLEEELTRITNQNSAKQKGALLMIDLDNFKLINDTLGHFAGDQLLKDLSNALAKIMRPRDMLARMGGDEFVVVLQNVSPKEAKKIVDRLFKSINEFQFNIKGYNLNLNCSIGITLIDGESSIEEILQKAYSALSQAKSEGKNRIIRYGTGETIIKTKQASNWKIRIKEALKLDRYTIEFQPVVRLDTEKTEFFEALIRMKADNGQIVFAKSFIHFAERFGLISEIDRWMVEKITHFLASHPSTKLSINLSGSSLRDKSLLSSIERYIQEGRISADQLVFEITELSAIRDLYSVQKWLNKLQILNSRFALDDFGSGFSSFKHLQTLPVDFVKIDASFISKIKNDLSCYAIVDSIASVAHALGKEVIAEGVENREIIKSLREFKIEYGQGKFWKSENLRSLNS; this is translated from the coding sequence ATGAAGAAGTGTAACTTAAAAGGAAAAGAAAAGTTTATAATGGAAAAACGTAATTTAATGAAAGACAGGGAAGTTTTAGAATCGGACAAGTTCGTTGATATTCCTGAGGAAAAGATGCTTAAAAAAAATAAGAGAAAACAGATATTACATACTAAGAAGATTGCTTTTCACAATAAAGGAAGTAAACCTAAAAACATAATAGGCATTTCAGAAGATAATAGCAGACTAAAGAAGGTAGAGGAAAAGCTAACTCAAACTCAAAGTCGTCTGACACTATTTAACACTATAATTAAAACTATCACCTCAGGTACGTCAGTTAATCAAGTTGTCAAACTAACAGTTAATAAAACTAGTGAGTATTTCAAAGATCTTCGCGTATCTTATTCAACGATTAGAGAGAACGGCAATATGAAAGTGATTTATTCTAGAGAGACACAAGGAATGTCAATCTTGAACGGTTTAGAGTGCGACCTCTTAATGACCCCAGATTATTTAGGCTCCTTGCGGAGGCGCGAACCAGTCATCATTGAAGATAGTACTGTTGACCAGAGGTTAGCGCCATTCGCCAAAATACTGTCGGCTTTTGGCAGTCGGGCATTACTTGGTGCGGCCGTCGCAGATTCCAAAAAAATAACAGGTTTGCTATGTCTTCACTCTAGGGAAGCTCACCAATGGAGCAATCACGAGAAAAAAACCATAAAAGACGTAGCCCATTACTTGAGTATTGCCATTAATCATGCACATACGGAAATAAGAAATAAAGAAAACGAAAAGAAAATTAAGAAAAATCTAGAGGAATTATCCAAAAAAAGTAAATATCAATCTATTATAAGTAGAACAACTCGCAGTGTCCACCAGTCAATTGATCTTCAAGAAGTTATGGAACATGCTGTAGAGTCAATACGCGAAAATATAGATCTAGTAGACGCAATCGCGATTTATCTAGTTGAGGGTGAGGAGGCAGTTCTGAAATCCCATAGGGGTCTAACTGATCGATATATAAAGCTGGCAGGGAGAATTCCTTATCCTAAAGGTTTTACCTGGAAGACTATAATTGACCGCAAACCTAGGTATTGTCCAGATGTGGACCAGGATGCAATTATCGGCCCAGCCGGAAGGCGAATGGGAATAAAGAGTTATTTGGCCATGCCTTTCAGCCACGAAGACAAAACCTCAGGGATTATGGGCATAAATTCCTTTCAGAAGAATTCCTTTGGCGAAGAAGAGTTAAGGCTACTGGAAATGGTCGCACGGCAAATAGAGATAGCAATTAATAATGCCAAGCAGGCAGAAGCAATTCAGGAAAGTAAAGAAAAGTATCGAGCACTTATTGAGCAGTCAAATGATTGGGTATGGGAAGTCGATATAAACGGCTCCTTCACATACGTAAATCCAAAAGTGCGTGAAATAATTGGTTATGAACCAGAAGAATTGCTTGGTAAAACGACATTTGATTTTATGTCTACAGATGAGGCAAAACGATTTTATGATTTATTAAGCCCCTATTTTTCAGAGAAAAGACCATTTAAGCGTCTTGAAAAAAAGCTGATGCATAAGGACGGGCATGAAGTTATTCTAGAAGTTAGTGGGACACCGATGTTTGACAGTCAAGGATTTTTCAAAGGTTATCTAGGAGTAGTGGAGGATGTTACTCAACGCAGGAATCAGGAGAAGAAAATACACCATTTTGCCATGCATGATTACATGACCGACCTTCCCAATCGCCGTTCACTTGAAGAGGAACTAACTAGAATAACGAACCAAAATAGCGCCAAACAAAAGGGCGCATTGCTGATGATAGACTTGGATAACTTTAAACTGATAAACGATACTCTAGGTCATTTTGCTGGAGACCAGCTTTTGAAAGATCTGTCCAATGCTTTAGCAAAAATTATGCGCCCTAGAGATATGCTGGCAAGAATGGGTGGTGATGAGTTTGTTGTAGTACTCCAAAATGTTTCTCCGAAAGAGGCTAAGAAAATAGTTGATAGGTTATTCAAATCAATAAACGAGTTCCAATTTAATATTAAAGGTTATAATTTGAATCTTAACTGCAGTATAGGCATTACCCTCATAGACGGCGAATCAAGCATCGAAGAAATTTTGCAAAAGGCTTATTCGGCTCTTTCCCAAGCCAAGTCCGAGGGGAAAAACCGGATAATCCGTTACGGTACAGGTGAAACTATCATCAAAACTAAGCAGGCCAGCAATTGGAAAATCCGTATCAAAGAAGCACTTAAATTAGATCGATATACAATAGAATTTCAACCTGTGGTACGGCTTGATACTGAGAAGACGGAGTTTTTCGAGGCATTGATCAGGATGAAAGCTGACAACGGTCAAATTGTATTTGCAAAATCGTTTATTCATTTTGCTGAACGCTTTGGCTTAATATCAGAAATTGATCGGTGGATGGTGGAGAAAATAACGCATTTTTTAGCTAGCCACCCGAGCACGAAGCTTTCCATAAACCTTTCAGGATCAAGCCTAAGAGATAAGTCTCTTCTTTCTTCAATCGAAAGATATATCCAGGAAGGTCGAATTTCTGCTGATCAATTGGTTTTCGAAATCACCGAACTTTCCGCAATTAGAGACTTATATAGCGTCCAAAAATGGCTCAATAAATTGCAGATCTTAAATTCCCGATTTGCCCTGGATGACTTTGGCAGCGGATTCTCATCATTTAAGCACTTGCAGACTCTTCCAGTTGATTTTGTCAAAATTGATGCTTCCTTTATCTCCAAAATTAAAAATGACCTATCATGCTATGCGATTGTAGACAGCATAGCTTCTGTAGCACATGCTCTTGGAAAAGAAGTTATAGCCGAGGGGGTAGAAAATCGAGAAATTATAAAAAGCCTACGGGAGTTTAAAATAGAATATGGGCAAGGAAAATTCTGGAAGTCAGAGAATCTGCGTTCTCTAAATTCATAA
- a CDS encoding response regulator has translation MKGKRKLLVVDDEQLILQIISDIFSNEGYEVITALNCDRALNLLKGDLFHVVLTDIRMPEKNGINLLDRIRTFNPDIPVIIMTGYASLETAVEAVKHGAFDYLSKPLDFNKLKSIIKHAVEKYELMQENRRLMQELQHINANLELKIRDRTRELNNILFSTHESVMTTDMDLVIKSANTQTLKIFGKDCIGSRLDNLIEGINFKTVIPQILHYDSYSTNHIVKFDDKYLEIVLSPLVDSETGEKFGLTVVTEDITEKKKLEAQVIQSAKMSAVGQFATGLAHEFNNILSGIIGYTSFAFSRTSIESIREDLKVVEKAAARASDLVTTLLSFSKNRDNKKQLACLEEVIEDAIKLIEHTFKSDGIQIIRHYGKVPPIVMNVGEVQQVIINMALNSRDAMSEGGAIAIKTDIDGDYVRIEFSDNGIGIPQKNLQKIFEPFFTTKKSDDSKSGTGLGLSVVYSIIGRHVGTIEVSSEIGKGTTFSIRLPNIQRISDEMNPSDQANFDTGGKTRRKGNILVVDDEEFICNLIKEALVTSGHSVDTANSADVVIELIRKNHYDIIFLDLTINGKSAIELLREMKIFDPSSVIVVISGTREEENIEKLIAEGAYSFIKKPFKINEITSIVSQVFGG, from the coding sequence GTGAAGGGGAAAAGAAAACTTTTAGTGGTTGATGACGAACAATTAATTTTACAAATCATTTCTGATATCTTCTCAAACGAAGGTTATGAAGTAATTACCGCTTTGAACTGTGATAGAGCCCTCAATCTCCTGAAAGGAGATCTCTTTCATGTCGTTCTTACAGATATCCGCATGCCTGAGAAGAATGGCATAAATCTCCTTGATAGAATTCGTACCTTTAATCCAGACATACCTGTTATCATCATGACGGGGTATGCCTCCCTAGAAACGGCTGTAGAGGCTGTAAAGCATGGTGCATTTGATTATTTATCCAAGCCTTTGGACTTTAATAAACTGAAAAGCATCATAAAGCATGCTGTTGAAAAATATGAACTAATGCAGGAAAATAGGCGTCTAATGCAAGAACTCCAACACATTAATGCCAATCTTGAGCTTAAAATCAGGGATAGAACTCGAGAGCTCAACAATATTTTGTTCAGCACTCATGAGAGTGTAATGACAACCGATATGGACCTGGTAATAAAAAGCGCGAATACCCAGACTTTAAAGATTTTTGGGAAGGATTGTATTGGTTCGAGACTAGACAATCTCATCGAGGGAATCAATTTCAAGACTGTTATTCCTCAGATACTTCATTACGATTCATACAGCACAAATCATATTGTAAAGTTTGATGATAAATACTTAGAGATCGTTCTTTCACCTTTGGTTGATTCTGAGACGGGTGAGAAGTTTGGTCTGACAGTAGTGACCGAAGACATAACTGAAAAAAAGAAATTAGAGGCCCAAGTGATTCAATCTGCCAAGATGTCCGCAGTAGGTCAGTTTGCAACGGGTCTCGCCCATGAGTTTAATAATATTCTTTCTGGGATCATTGGTTACACAAGCTTTGCCTTTTCAAGGACAAGTATTGAGAGTATAAGAGAGGACTTAAAGGTTGTGGAAAAGGCTGCAGCGAGAGCGTCAGACCTTGTAACGACTTTGTTATCTTTTTCTAAAAATAGGGATAACAAAAAGCAGCTTGCATGTTTAGAGGAGGTGATCGAAGATGCAATCAAACTAATCGAACATACTTTTAAATCGGATGGTATACAAATAATACGTCATTATGGAAAGGTTCCTCCTATTGTTATGAACGTGGGGGAAGTACAACAGGTGATCATCAACATGGCGCTCAACTCGAGGGATGCAATGAGTGAAGGCGGGGCGATAGCGATAAAAACTGATATTGATGGTGACTATGTAAGGATAGAATTCTCAGATAATGGGATTGGCATTCCTCAGAAAAATCTACAGAAAATATTTGAGCCCTTTTTTACGACAAAGAAAAGCGATGATTCAAAGTCCGGGACAGGCCTTGGTCTTTCTGTGGTTTATTCGATAATCGGGAGGCATGTAGGAACAATCGAAGTAAGCAGTGAGATTGGAAAGGGGACAACATTTAGTATTAGGCTTCCGAATATTCAACGAATCTCTGATGAAATGAATCCGTCAGATCAAGCAAATTTCGATACCGGCGGAAAAACGAGGAGGAAAGGGAATATTCTTGTTGTGGATGATGAAGAATTTATTTGTAATCTTATAAAGGAAGCATTGGTAACCTCCGGTCATAGCGTTGATACCGCCAATAGCGCTGATGTTGTGATTGAACTAATCAGGAAGAATCACTATGATATTATTTTTTTAGACTTGACAATCAATGGAAAGAGTGCCATTGAACTCTTAAGAGAGATGAAGATCTTTGATCCCAGTTCTGTTATAGTAGTTATCAGTGGTACGCGAGAAGAAGAGAATATAGAAAAGTTAATAGCAGAAGGAGCATATTCGTTTATAAAGAAGCCCTTTAAGATCAATGAAATCACAAGTATTGTATCACAAGTTTTTGGGGGCTGA
- a CDS encoding ATP-binding protein has translation MKSYDQIIKVDGREVSRSYEVYDIVAAKPIGTPITYLLSRDNNFIEAAFPSMKFTVSDYLQVFGIEFVTGLIFLTIGALVYLLKPNLLSSKVFLMLCSSIGIWFIEDFDYQTNYSLIYSVNVSYLAQIFSPSFLIYLSLVFPNEKILFKKYPRIILLPFLFSSVLFILQLIYLHNPGMWKTVDTVMWFYLIFAALTMLASVTVSYLRPDSELNKQRAQVVLIGAVLGYFLPAVAALTVVFYGASNINYIAILVLFFPLSIGYAIAKHKLFDIDVIIQKTLVYGSLTGLVVGIFALMVLGFNIAFAEHGGWKNPAFFLILSAFLVLALNPLRNRIQSILDNAFFRKRYDYNKTISDLSDAMTSILNIDEIANKIIKTITETMFINSASLLLFDRSTNGYRIHSTTIDDLEKNGLSIESDNKLILLLNSSKKEMFKEDLIAEEKYYIYGEKLKKTFSVLRASLIIPLFFKDELVGVVSLGEKKSGLMYTSYDLKLLKTLANQTAIAIENAFAFKLVEDYVNKLEEKNRELRETQAQLIQAEKMSAVGQLAAGIAHEIRNPLNIIEGARYYLSQNLNREESPLIRQYLDYIKHEVDRTNRLIDSLLAFSKPGSTNFGLVDVNSLIDDVLTLTRKQIVDNKIEVIKNLDYRIPKIMADLNNIWHVFINVIMNSIQAMPCGGELRINTGFQKESPNNVFISFEDNGPGIKKEDLPKIFDPFFTTKDTGSGLGLSVSYKIIEAHNGNIIIYSDTERGTNFIIELPIIQEISGKDSEGEKKTFSG, from the coding sequence TTGAAATCTTACGATCAAATTATTAAGGTAGATGGAAGAGAAGTATCAAGATCGTACGAGGTTTATGATATCGTCGCGGCGAAGCCCATAGGTACTCCTATAACTTATCTACTCTCAAGAGATAATAATTTTATCGAAGCCGCGTTTCCTTCCATGAAATTTACCGTTAGCGATTATTTGCAGGTATTTGGAATAGAATTTGTCACTGGTTTGATTTTTCTAACAATAGGAGCTTTAGTTTATCTTTTAAAACCGAATTTACTTTCTAGTAAGGTCTTCTTAATGCTTTGTTCTTCAATCGGGATTTGGTTTATAGAAGACTTTGATTATCAGACCAACTATTCACTCATATATTCAGTAAATGTGTCCTATCTAGCTCAGATTTTTAGCCCGTCTTTTTTGATTTATCTATCTTTAGTTTTTCCTAATGAGAAGATATTATTTAAAAAGTATCCACGTATAATATTGCTTCCTTTTTTATTTTCATCCGTATTATTCATTTTACAACTGATCTATCTTCATAACCCTGGTATGTGGAAAACGGTAGATACAGTGATGTGGTTTTACTTAATTTTCGCGGCGCTAACAATGCTGGCTTCTGTAACAGTAAGTTATTTAAGACCTGATTCTGAGTTAAATAAACAAAGGGCCCAAGTGGTGTTGATAGGTGCAGTATTAGGTTATTTTCTTCCTGCTGTAGCTGCTTTGACAGTTGTTTTTTATGGAGCTAGTAATATTAACTACATAGCTATACTCGTTTTATTTTTCCCTCTTTCAATAGGCTATGCTATCGCAAAGCATAAACTCTTCGATATAGATGTAATTATTCAAAAGACACTAGTCTATGGTTCCCTAACAGGGTTGGTGGTAGGAATTTTTGCTCTTATGGTTCTTGGTTTCAATATAGCTTTTGCTGAACATGGCGGTTGGAAAAATCCCGCTTTCTTTTTAATCTTAAGTGCCTTTCTTGTGTTAGCACTTAATCCGCTCAGAAATCGAATTCAGAGCATTTTAGATAATGCTTTCTTTAGAAAAAGGTATGACTACAATAAAACAATCTCTGATCTTAGCGACGCCATGACATCAATTCTTAATATTGACGAAATAGCCAATAAAATTATTAAAACTATTACAGAAACCATGTTCATCAACTCAGCCTCTCTTCTACTTTTTGATCGAAGCACAAATGGTTACAGGATTCATTCTACGACGATTGATGATTTGGAGAAAAATGGTTTAAGCATCGAGAGCGATAACAAGTTAATCCTCTTATTAAATAGCTCAAAGAAAGAAATGTTTAAAGAAGATTTGATTGCGGAAGAGAAATATTATATATATGGCGAAAAATTGAAAAAAACCTTCTCTGTTTTGAGAGCTTCACTGATTATTCCGCTTTTCTTCAAGGACGAGTTGGTAGGTGTTGTTTCATTGGGAGAGAAGAAATCTGGACTGATGTACACAAGCTATGATTTGAAGCTACTGAAGACACTGGCAAACCAGACTGCAATTGCTATTGAAAACGCATTTGCTTTTAAATTGGTTGAGGATTACGTAAACAAGTTAGAAGAAAAAAATAGAGAGCTTCGAGAAACGCAAGCGCAGCTTATCCAGGCGGAGAAGATGTCTGCTGTAGGACAACTTGCAGCAGGAATTGCGCATGAAATACGAAACCCTTTAAATATCATAGAAGGTGCAAGATATTATTTATCACAAAATTTGAACCGAGAAGAATCTCCGTTAATTCGACAGTACCTTGATTACATTAAGCACGAGGTTGATCGTACAAACAGATTGATAGATAGCTTGCTTGCGTTTTCAAAGCCCGGATCAACGAATTTTGGACTTGTTGATGTTAACAGCTTAATCGATGATGTTTTGACTTTAACCAGAAAACAGATTGTTGATAATAAGATCGAGGTCATTAAAAATCTAGATTACCGGATTCCCAAAATCATGGCTGATCTAAATAACATATGGCATGTATTCATTAATGTAATAATGAATTCTATTCAAGCAATGCCCTGTGGCGGTGAACTCAGGATTAATACAGGGTTTCAAAAAGAAAGCCCAAATAATGTATTTATAAGTTTCGAAGATAATGGGCCTGGCATCAAAAAAGAAGACCTCCCCAAGATTTTCGACCCCTTCTTTACGACAAAAGACACAGGGTCCGGGCTTGGTCTCTCAGTTAGCTATAAAATAATTGAAGCTCACAATGGGAACATTATAATATACAGTGATACCGAGAGGGGAACGAACTTCATAATAGAACTGCCAATAATTCAGGAGATTTCAGGAAAAGATAGTGAAGGGGAAAAGAAAACTTTTAGTGGTTGA
- a CDS encoding NAD-dependent epimerase/dehydratase family protein has translation MKVMLTGGTGFVGENLAGKLAARGDYVKCLVRKTSDVERLESLGVELHYGDLLDFDSLLEISKGVDLAFHCAALVRDWGSKEEFYRVNVEGTRNVLKACEESGVQRVVFISSNDVVWKFDNHIEIDERYPYPKKYKHPYCETKAISEQLALKYNHEGRLETVIIRPCIVWGPRDKVILPRILRLAICGDLFLIGDGNNLISLCYIENLTDAIILASETKDARGEVFFINDDIKITFSEFISRLLSCLGIKWSPVRSLPYFFAYGLASVMEVWAMLLKSRNPPALTRYAVALMGRNLNYSVEKAIRELNYRPKVSIDDGLRQLKLWVDDIGGINALLELK, from the coding sequence ATGAAAGTAATGTTAACTGGGGGGACTGGGTTTGTAGGCGAAAATCTAGCAGGCAAGCTGGCAGCAAGGGGGGATTATGTTAAATGCTTGGTCAGGAAAACTAGCGACGTTGAAAGGCTCGAGAGTTTGGGAGTAGAACTTCATTACGGGGATTTATTGGATTTCGACTCTCTTTTAGAAATTAGTAAGGGAGTTGACTTAGCATTTCACTGTGCGGCTTTGGTCAGAGACTGGGGAAGCAAAGAAGAATTCTATAGAGTAAATGTTGAGGGAACGAGGAACGTGCTTAAGGCATGTGAAGAAAGCGGTGTACAACGAGTTGTCTTTATAAGTAGCAATGATGTTGTTTGGAAATTTGATAATCATATTGAGATAGATGAACGTTATCCTTATCCCAAAAAATATAAGCATCCCTACTGTGAGACAAAGGCCATTTCAGAACAATTAGCCTTGAAATATAATCATGAAGGAAGGCTAGAGACGGTCATCATACGTCCGTGCATAGTATGGGGACCCCGCGACAAAGTGATTCTTCCAAGAATTTTACGATTAGCGATCTGCGGAGATCTATTCTTAATAGGTGATGGAAATAATCTAATTTCTTTGTGTTATATCGAGAACTTAACCGATGCTATAATATTAGCGAGTGAGACCAAGGATGCTCGAGGAGAAGTTTTCTTTATAAATGATGATATCAAAATTACCTTTTCGGAATTTATTTCGCGCCTTCTTTCCTGTCTAGGTATAAAATGGTCACCTGTAAGATCCCTTCCCTATTTCTTTGCTTATGGACTAGCCTCCGTAATGGAAGTTTGGGCGATGTTATTAAAGTCGAGAAATCCACCTGCTTTGACGAGATATGCTGTTGCTCTGATGGGTCGAAATTTAAATTATAGCGTTGAAAAGGCAATCAGAGAATTAAATTACCGGCCTAAAGTTAGCATAGATGATGGACTCAGACAATTGAAACTTTGGGTCGATGATATCGGGGGGATTAATGCTCTTCTCGAATTAAAATGA